One Tautonia marina DNA window includes the following coding sequences:
- a CDS encoding DUF7660 family protein yields the protein MNLPESAQSRADLVEHIRSLLDDLDANEAEWENSALGDFLEALAAWLTDCGKASPRNDEGVIDPDRPSWQLFASALSAARVYE from the coding sequence ATGAATCTCCCGGAGTCGGCCCAGTCGCGAGCGGACCTGGTCGAGCACATTCGAAGCCTGCTCGATGACCTCGACGCCAACGAGGCCGAATGGGAAAACTCGGCCCTCGGCGATTTCCTGGAAGCCCTGGCCGCCTGGCTGACGGATTGTGGCAAGGCGTCACCGCGCAACGACGAGGGAGTGATCGATCCCGATCGGCCGTCGTGGCAACTGTTCGCCAGTGCCCTGTCGGCGGCTCGGGTCTATGAGTAA